A genomic segment from Sphingopyxis sp. DBS4 encodes:
- a CDS encoding M3 family metallopeptidase, whose protein sequence is MRLRSGLDCPRFSRRGDDLGERKFRCFASSPHSRTASGCHRGYASASLAFYSGVPKDRDLAAVYDAAYNRYALAPNPEGTHGYAAFGHLTGYGASYYTYQWSKALASDLLSEFRKHGLRDQVTAMRYRNLILAPGGSASMNQLARNFLGRDWTVDAYRAELQSGR, encoded by the coding sequence ATGAGGCTGCGTTCGGGGCTCGATTGCCCCCGATTCAGTCGTCGCGGGGACGACCTCGGCGAACGTAAATTTCGGTGCTTCGCATCCTCGCCCCATTCGCGAACCGCCTCAGGATGCCATCGCGGCTATGCCAGCGCCTCGCTCGCTTTCTATTCGGGCGTTCCCAAGGATCGCGATCTGGCCGCGGTCTATGACGCGGCCTATAATCGCTACGCTCTCGCTCCCAACCCCGAAGGCACGCACGGCTACGCCGCGTTCGGCCATCTCACCGGCTACGGCGCGTCCTATTACACCTATCAATGGTCCAAGGCGCTCGCGAGCGATCTGCTCAGCGAATTCCGCAAACATGGCCTGCGCGATCAGGTCACCGCCATGCGTTATCGCAACCTGATCCTCGCGCCCGGCGGGTCGGCGTCGATGAATCAGCTCGCGCGAAATTTCCTCGGCCGCGACTGGACGGTGGACGCCTATCGGGCGGAGTTGCAGTCAGGCCGGTAG